The following are encoded in a window of uncultured Pseudomonas sp. genomic DNA:
- the parE gene encoding DNA topoisomerase IV subunit B has product MAQQGSSSYNADAIEVLSGLDPVRKRPGMYTDTSRPNHLAQEVIDNSVDEALAGHAKSIQVILHEDNSLEVLDDGRGMPVDIHPEEGVPGVELILTKLHAGGKFSNKNYQFSGGLHGVGISVVNALSTSVVVTVKRDGNEYQMSFADGYKSSDLAIVGSVGKRNTGTSVHFWPDPKYFDAFKFSVSRLKHVLKAKAVLCPGLAVSFEDKASGEKVEWLYEDGLRSYLVDAVSEFERLPNEPFCGSLAGNKEAVDWALLWLPEGGDAVQESYVNLIPTAQGGTHVNGLRQGLLDAMREFCEFRSLLPRGVKLAPEDIWERIAFVLSMKMQDAQFSGQTKERLSSREAAAFVSGVVKDAFSLWLNAHPELGQQLAELAISNANRRLKAGKKVERKRITQGPALPGKLADCAGQDPMRSELFLVEGDSAGGSAKQARDKEFQAILPLRGKILNTWEVDGSEVLASQEVHNIAVAVGLDPGSSDLSQLRYGKICILADADSDGLHIATLLCALFVQHFRPLVDAGHVYVAMPPLYRIDLGKEIFYALDEAERDGILDRLVAEKRRGKPQVTRFKGLGEMNPPQLRETTMDPNTRRLVQLTLEDYPGTQEMMDMLLAKKRAGDRKSWLESKGNLAEVLL; this is encoded by the coding sequence ATGGCCCAGCAAGGTTCTAGCTCCTACAACGCCGATGCCATCGAAGTCCTTTCCGGCCTCGACCCGGTGCGCAAGCGCCCGGGCATGTACACCGACACCAGCCGGCCCAACCACCTGGCCCAGGAAGTCATCGACAACAGCGTCGACGAAGCGCTGGCTGGGCATGCCAAGTCGATCCAGGTGATCCTGCATGAGGACAATTCGCTGGAAGTGCTCGACGACGGTCGTGGCATGCCAGTGGATATTCACCCGGAGGAGGGTGTGCCGGGGGTCGAGCTGATCCTTACCAAGCTGCACGCCGGCGGCAAGTTCAGCAACAAGAACTACCAGTTTTCCGGCGGCCTGCACGGTGTGGGTATCTCGGTGGTCAACGCGCTGTCGACCAGCGTGGTTGTCACGGTCAAGCGTGACGGCAACGAGTACCAGATGAGCTTTGCCGATGGCTACAAGTCCAGCGATCTGGCGATTGTCGGCTCGGTCGGCAAGCGCAATACCGGCACCAGCGTGCACTTCTGGCCGGATCCTAAATATTTCGACGCCTTCAAATTTTCGGTCAGCCGCCTCAAACATGTGCTCAAAGCCAAGGCTGTGCTGTGCCCGGGCCTGGCCGTCAGCTTCGAAGACAAGGCCAGCGGCGAGAAAGTCGAGTGGCTTTATGAAGACGGCCTGCGCTCCTACCTGGTGGATGCGGTCAGCGAATTTGAGCGCCTGCCCAATGAGCCCTTCTGCGGCAGCCTGGCGGGTAATAAAGAGGCGGTGGATTGGGCGCTGCTGTGGCTGCCGGAAGGCGGCGATGCGGTGCAGGAAAGCTACGTCAACCTGATTCCCACGGCCCAGGGCGGCACCCACGTCAACGGTCTGCGTCAGGGCCTGCTGGATGCCATGCGCGAGTTCTGCGAGTTCCGCAGCCTGTTGCCGCGTGGGGTCAAGCTGGCCCCGGAAGATATCTGGGAGCGCATCGCCTTCGTCCTCTCTATGAAGATGCAGGACGCGCAGTTCTCCGGGCAGACCAAGGAGCGCTTGTCCTCGCGGGAAGCGGCAGCCTTTGTCTCTGGTGTGGTCAAAGATGCCTTTAGCCTGTGGCTTAACGCTCACCCGGAGTTGGGGCAGCAGCTCGCCGAGCTGGCGATCAGTAACGCCAACCGCCGCCTCAAGGCCGGCAAGAAAGTTGAGCGCAAGCGCATCACCCAGGGTCCAGCGTTGCCGGGCAAGCTGGCCGATTGCGCGGGGCAGGACCCGATGCGCTCCGAACTGTTTTTGGTGGAAGGTGATTCCGCCGGCGGTTCGGCCAAGCAGGCGCGCGACAAGGAATTCCAGGCGATCCTGCCGCTGCGCGGGAAGATTCTGAACACCTGGGAAGTCGACGGCAGTGAAGTGCTGGCCAGTCAGGAAGTGCATAACATCGCCGTGGCGGTTGGCCTCGATCCGGGTTCCAGCGACCTCAGCCAACTGCGCTACGGCAAAATCTGCATCCTCGCCGACGCCGACTCCGACGGGCTGCACATCGCCACCTTGCTCTGCGCCTTGTTCGTCCAGCATTTCCGCCCGCTGGTGGATGCCGGCCACGTCTATGTGGCGATGCCGCCGCTGTATCGCATCGACCTGGGCAAAGAGATTTTCTATGCGCTGGATGAAGCCGAGCGCGACGGCATTCTCGACCGTCTGGTGGCCGAGAAGCGTCGGGGCAAGCCGCAAGTCACCCGCTTTAAAGGCCTTGGTGAGATGAACCCGCCGCAGCTGCGCGAAACCACCATGGACCCGAACACCCGGCGTCTGGTGCAGCTGACCCTGGAAGACTATCCAGGCACCCAGGAAATGATGGACATGCTGCTGGCGAAAAAACGCGCCGGCGACCGTAAATCCTGGCTGGAGTCCAAGGGCAACCTGGCCGAGGTGCTGCTCTGA
- a CDS encoding esterase-like activity of phytase family protein, translating to MMQRLLAACLLLCAPVLVSAAALEELELLNEQPVVGISGGNLSGLAWCDGALWAVSDRDDQQLYRLQSSDSQWQATAEPFIAPPAPNVALPWGLRARSWGAGLVRGGELDFEGLSCDAAGNRYLLSEARAAVLQLPVIGEPSWLKLPQSLVRQARASGMLLHYNSLLEGIAVDPAGERLYLAAERMRRGLLVVHKQRSTWRCIGGCVLLSESGTEPAPALLGAQEQPRDFSGLAFHREKLFTLERQAHRICRRSLGDAQVERCWSFAAEALTPERRYPPSYGLAEALWVDQDGAWVGIDNGGFSRADGETRPIIWRFAAPKGGWGTTP from the coding sequence CTGATGCAGCGTTTGTTGGCTGCTTGCTTACTGCTTTGCGCGCCTGTGCTGGTCAGTGCGGCGGCACTGGAAGAGCTGGAGCTGCTGAATGAGCAGCCAGTTGTCGGCATCAGTGGTGGCAACTTGTCCGGGCTGGCATGGTGCGACGGCGCGTTGTGGGCGGTTTCGGATCGTGATGACCAGCAGCTTTATCGGTTGCAGTCGAGCGATTCGCAGTGGCAGGCCACGGCCGAGCCCTTTATCGCACCGCCCGCGCCGAACGTAGCGTTGCCCTGGGGGCTACGTGCGCGTAGTTGGGGCGCAGGGTTGGTGCGCGGCGGCGAGCTGGATTTCGAGGGCCTGAGCTGCGATGCCGCCGGTAACCGCTATTTGCTCAGCGAGGCCCGTGCTGCCGTGCTGCAGTTGCCCGTGATAGGCGAGCCTAGCTGGTTGAAGCTGCCCCAGAGTCTGGTGCGCCAAGCGCGTGCCAGCGGCATGCTGTTGCATTACAACTCGCTGCTGGAAGGCATTGCCGTTGATCCGGCGGGCGAGCGCCTGTACCTGGCGGCAGAGCGCATGCGCCGCGGCTTGCTGGTGGTGCACAAGCAGCGCTCTACGTGGCGCTGCATCGGCGGCTGCGTGCTGTTGAGTGAGTCTGGCACGGAGCCCGCGCCTGCGCTGTTAGGTGCGCAAGAGCAGCCGCGAGACTTCTCCGGCCTGGCCTTCCATCGCGAAAAGCTCTTCACCCTTGAGCGTCAGGCGCACCGTATTTGTCGGCGCAGCCTGGGCGATGCGCAGGTCGAGCGCTGCTGGTCGTTTGCCGCTGAGGCGCTGACCCCAGAGCGTCGCTATCCGCCATCCTATGGTTTGGCCGAAGCGCTGTGGGTGGATCAAGACGGTGCTTGGGTGGGTATCGATAACGGCGGTTTCAGTCGTGCCGATGGTGAGACGCGGCCGATTATCTGGCGTTTTGCCGCGCCTAAAGGCGGTTGGGGCACGACGCCGTGA
- a CDS encoding TIGR02281 family clan AA aspartic protease, with translation MSSQPAGKRAGRVMLVLAWGAALLLATKFFGDWEDAQRNPNATPASVHGSDYVEVHLASSRQGHYMAGGKINGEAVTFLLDTGATSVAVPVAVAQRLGLQAGAAVTINTANGRATAHRTRLQRLQLGDIVLTDVDALIAPGMGGDDVLLGMSALKQLEFTQRSGTLMLRQSTLQ, from the coding sequence GTGAGCAGCCAGCCAGCAGGAAAGCGTGCCGGTCGGGTGATGCTGGTGCTGGCCTGGGGTGCGGCCCTGTTGCTGGCGACCAAGTTCTTTGGCGACTGGGAGGATGCCCAGCGCAACCCTAACGCCACGCCCGCGTCAGTGCATGGCAGTGACTATGTAGAGGTGCACCTGGCCAGTAGCCGCCAAGGGCATTACATGGCAGGTGGCAAGATCAATGGCGAGGCGGTGACCTTCCTGCTCGACACCGGCGCGACTTCAGTCGCGGTGCCGGTCGCGGTGGCCCAGCGCCTGGGCCTGCAGGCCGGTGCAGCGGTCACCATCAACACCGCCAATGGTCGCGCTACGGCGCACCGTACGCGCCTGCAACGCTTGCAGCTGGGCGATATCGTGCTCACCGATGTAGACGCTTTGATTGCCCCCGGTATGGGTGGCGATGACGTATTGCTGGGCATGAGTGCCCTGAAACAACTCGAATTTACTCAGCGCAGCGGCACCTTGATGCTGCGCCAATCAACCTTGCAATGA